The genomic stretch AAGGGGTCGGAGATGGCTGCGTTTTATACACCAAAGGATTGTGCGCGCAAGGTGAAGCGCATCGTGTTTCAGCCGGAAAACCGGAGAATTATAGAAGAGTTTCTCACGATCCTTGAGATGAAGGAGAAATTTGTTGAGCATGATGTGCCGATTCCGAACAAAATTGTTATGTTTGGTCCTCCAGGCACAGGGAAGACGCTAACTGCTTTTTATATGGCTCAGCAGCTTGATATTCCGCTTGTGCTTGTACGACTGGATACGATTATACATAGCCATCTAGGGGAGACCGCGAGCAATGTGCGAAAAATATTCGAGTATGCGAAGGCATCTCCTTGTGTGCTGTTTCTAGATGAGTTTGATGCGATCGCGAGGACGCGTGACAACAATGATGAGGTAAAGGAAATGGCAAGGGTCGTCAACACGCTGCTGCAATGCTTGGACGAGTTTGAATGCGGCAGTATTTTTATGGCTGCAACGAACTTGCAAGAGGAGCTGGATCACGCGGTATGGCGCAGATTTGATACGAAAATGACCTATGGCATGCCCGATGACGTAACAAGAAATGAGTATCTCCGATTGTTGATTGGAGATTTCAATCAAGAGCAGCAAACGCTGCAGTTTGCCAGCTCGTCGTTAAAGGGATGCAGCTTCGCTGATATGGAGCAAATTGTGTTGAAGGCCAAGCGAAAGGCGATAATCGAAAGCACGCTGCTCAGTGCGGAGCATATTCAGTATTCCCTAGAGGAGTATAAGCCGCATTTGAATACAGAAGAGCTTCAAATAAATTAATCCAAGAGGAGTAAAAAAATGAAGATGCAAGCGGCAGAACATAAAATTCCGGTTACTGTGCTTAGCGGTTATTTAGGAGCGGGTAAAACAACGATACTAAACCACGTGCTGAATAATCGGGAAGGGCTGAGAGTCGCCGTTATCGTCAATGATTTAGGCGAGGTGAATATTGATGCGGATCTGATACGCGATGGCGGAGGTCTGAGCCGGACAGAAGAATCACTTGTTGAAATGTCCAATGGCTGCATTTGCTGCACGCTGCGGGATGATTTATTGCAGGAGGTGGAGCGTCTCGCGCTGGAAAAGCGTTTTGACTATATTTTGATCGAATCAACGGGCATTGGAGAGCCGGTTCCAGTTGCTCAAACCTTTACCTATGTAGACGAGGAGCAAAATATTGATTTATCTAAGCTGACAAGGCTTGATACGATGGTTACGGTCGTAGATGCGGTTAATTTTTGGAATGACTTTAATACGAAGGAAACGTTGCTGGATCGGGAGCAGGAGGCGGGAGAAGGAGACACGAGGGGCGTCGTCCACCTCTTGATTGAGCAGATTGAGTTTTGTGATGTGCTCGTTATTAATAAATGTGATATGGTTAGCGAATCAGAGCTGGAGAGACTTGAATTGACGCTGAAGGGGCTTCAGCCTAGAGCTAGGATTGTAAGAGCAAGTCGTGGCGGCGTAAACCCAAAGGATATTTTGAACACGCAGCTCTTTGATTTTGAGGAGGCAAGTCAATCAGCGGGTTGGATCAAGGAGCTCCAGAAGGAGGAGCATACGCCAGAGACTGAGGAATACGGCATTGCCACTTTCATTTATAAACGAAAAACCCCCTTTCATCCGGAGCGCCTGCTGAAGTGGCTTGCGAAATGGCCGAGGACGATCGTGCGCTCGAAAGGTTTAATGTGGATCGCAACGCGGAATAATATGGCTGTGACGTTCAGTCAGGCGGGGGTATCCAGGCAATTGTCACCAGCAGGTCTCTGGGTTGCTGCGCTGTCAGAGGAAGAGCGATTTTCCTATTTTGGCAGTGAATACGAGAAGACGGCAGATTGGGATGACAAGTGGGGGGATCGGGTCACGAAGCTTGTATTTATCGGCATTGAGATGGATCGGATGGGTATTGCAGCTTCGCTTGATGAAGCATTGCTGACACCTGAAGAGATGGACGGAAACTGGCGGGACCTTAAGGATCCGATTCCGAATTTCTCGTAAGGACAAAAAAGGAGTGCAGCTTATGGACAATATCGCCTTGGACGACAATATGGAGCGCGTAATAAGCCAGCATTCGGAGGCGCAGTGGGAGCGAAGAGATGCGGAGCTGGCCGCTTGGGCAGAACGCGAGAAGCTGAAGAAAAAGGATAAGCTCACGGTGATGCTGGAATCGGTTGCTGTGGATGCAGAGCTGCATCCCGCGCTCGCGCTGCTTCGCCGCATGCAAATACCTACAGAGTTTTCTTGCGCTGGAGTGAGTGTGCAAGATGATCCGCTGGAGCATTCCTTGTACGCCTATATTACGTTCCATGCCTCTGAGCAGACGGAGGAATTTGTTCGGTTTGCCGCTCTTTTTATGAAGCATAGATTGCTTGTTACGTTTGAGCCATCACGTGCTCGCTATGATCTATCCTCTTTTTTTATAGGTCATAATCGTTCTTTTTGCCTGCTGATGCAGCGCTGCGCTGAGGCTTATCAGCAATATGTAAACAGATAATGGTTGATAGCGGTAACGGATTACTTTACTTCTTTGCAAATCGTAATAATTACACTTAATAACAAATAAGGGGACTTATAAAATGAATCGTAAAAAAATGTTCGTCATCAGTTTGCTTCTAGCTGCCGCTTTAATGGTTTCCGCTTGCGGGAACGCGGTAAATGATAGCTTGGAGCATACCTCGCCCGCAGGGCAAGCAACGACTGCTCCGGCTGCTGAAGAACCAACTGCCGTATTTGAGCCGCAAACCGTTGTAGATGCTACCGGAACAGTGTTGGAAATTCCTGCTGAAGTAACTAAGATTGTCTGTATTGTATCCCTATGCGTTGACGTATTGGCAGAGCTTGGGCTTGAGCCCGCTGCTATTGCAGAGAGCGGTGTTCGGACAATTGCGACACAGCCTGAATTTTACGGTATAAAAGGGGAATCTTTCGCATCCATTGGAGGCAGCTTCTTCGAACCAAACCTTGAGGATATTGTTACGGCTAAGCCTGAGCTCGTCATTGGATTGATGGGGGTACATGATGCTCTGCGAGAAGGGCTGGATGGCGTTGCGCCGATTTATCTTGCTAATCCGAAAACCTATACGGATTCACTTGCAGTGTTGGAGACGATCGGAAAGCTGACCGGTAAAACGGCTGAGGCTAAGGCTGCTGAAGAAGCCTTTCTTGCCAAGCTGGAGGCGGCAAAGAAGAAGTCGCCAAAGGACAAGAAAGCACTAATTATGTACGGGTCTGATGTGAATTTTGCCATCGTAACCGATAGCGGACTTGGCGGAACAATATTGAAGGAGGTAACTGCATACCCTTGGAGGGTTAATGATCCATCGGAAGATCCGTACGGGGATGGCAGCATTCAGTATTCATTAGAAAAGCTGCTGGAACAAAATCCAGACATCATTTTTGTGGAAAGTTATTCTTATAGTCCAGGTACGAAGCCGCTTTCCGAGCAAATGAAAGAGCTGCCGCTATGGAGCAAGCTCAAGGCGGTTCAAGAGGGTAAGGTAATCGAAGTGCGTTCACCCGTTTGGGGAGATGGTCGAGGAACTCGCTCCTTGGGCATTTTATTGGATGAATCACTTGAATACATGTACCCGGATTTGTTTTAGGAGGAAGTGACTGCATGCAAGAGGGTACACATGTACACACAATCGGAAGAAGAAGCATTCTTCTTCCGATTTTTTTATTTGGCCTGCTCTTTATGACGACAGGAATTATTCATTTAAAGTATGGTTCTCCGGCTATGACATGGGCGGAGCTGCTTGCTGCTATTTTTTCCAATACCGAAGTGGATCTCCATCGGACGATCGTGTGGGAAATGCGAATTCCGCGCATTGTGCTTGGCTTTCTGGTGGGGACGATGCTGGGTGCTGCGGGAACTATGATGCAGGGGGCAATGAATAATAAGCTGGCGGGACCGGAGCTGCTTGGGATATCATCGGGTGCCTCGCTTGCAATGGCGGCAATTACGGTGCTCCATTTGCCCATATCTGTTCTTGTTCATCCCGTTGTCGCTTTAATCGGAGGATTGTTAGGAGGCTTTAGCGTCGTGCTTGCATCCAGAGGGAGCCGCGGAACTGTAGGCATGCTGCTTATTGGAATGTCCGTATCGGCAATACTGAATGGCCTGCTCATTATTCTGATTGCTCTTGGAACAAGCAATGACGTCAATCTACTCTATACTTACTTGCTCGGCTCGCTTGCCAATCGCAATTGGAGCCATGTGCTGCGCATGCTGCCATGGACAGCAGCTGTTTTGCCGCTGGCTTTCCACTTTACCCGTACGCTTAATGTTCTTCAGCTTGGTGATGAAGCGGCGGCTGGGCTAGGCGTTCAGGTGCAGCGCTCGCGGCTGATGATTCTTGTGCTTTGCACTGGATTAGTTGCCATAACCGTTGCGCAATGCGGGCCTATAGGCTATGTGGCATTACTTGCGCCGCATTCAATTCGCAGCATGGTAGGCTCAGACGATAACCGTTTGGTGCTGCCTTTATCGGCATTATGCGGGGGGATACTGTTAATGACTGCAGATACCGTTGCCCGCTTGCTGCTATATCCGATGGAAATTCCTGTGGGCGTGTGGACGACGCTGCTTGGCGGGGCATTTTTCTTATTCTTTTTTATTAAACGGCAGGGTGGCGGAGTAAATGCTTAACGATCAGCAGACGACAGCGGCTCGGGTTCAAAAGCGGCAGATGTCTGTTATGTTGTTGCTGCTAGGAATTTGCATAATGTTCGTGCTGCATATCGGGCTTGGCAAAACGATGCTGACACCTGAGGAAGTTATGCGAGCGCTATTTGACCGGGGCGGAGATGAAGGATTCCGGCACATCGTGTGGAATTTACGACTGCCGCGTGCGCTAATTGCGATTGTGGCCGGCATGATGCTCGGAACAGCGGGTGCTATTTTGCAGGTAATTATGCGCAATCCTTTAGTTGAGCCAGGGCTTATCGGTGCATCAGCGGGTGCTGTATGTTTTGCTGTCCTCTGGATGAGCTATGCATCTGACGCTTTCACCAAAGCAGTGCCGCTTCCATTCGTCGCATTAATAGGCGGTCTTGGAGCGGTCATGCTGGTTTATGCCTTAAATGCACGTCAGCAGAGCAATGGTGCGCGTCTTGCTCTTATCGGTGTCATCATGACAGCAATATTGCAATCGGCTGTATCGCTGCTTCTGCTTCAAAATCAGCGGGGGTTATCTACCATTTTCTTGTGGTCATTCGGCTCGCTTAACGGCAGAGGCTGGAGCAGCTGGTCGATGCTTTGGCCATGGGCTGCTCTTGGACTGCTGCTCGCTATGTTATATTCGCGACAGGCGGAACTTTTGCAGCTCGGAGATATGACAGCTAGGGGACTCGGCCTGGCCGCAAACCGCTCGCGCTTTATTTTGCTTGTTGTCGCTTCGGCTTTAACAGCCGCATCTGTATCTGTTGTAGGCGCTATTGGCTTCATTGGACTCATTGGGCCTCATATTGCTGCGTTGCTTGTCGGCAGGAGACCCATCTACTTGTTTCCAGTCAGCGCGCTCCTAGCCGCATTTCTCCTGCTCGCATCCGACTGGATTGCTCAGAGCATTACGCTTAGACTGTCTTTTCCAGGAATGGAGAATCACTTGACTAGCTTGCCAGTCGGCGCGGTTACTACGCTGCTTGGAGCACCATTCTTTCTCTACCTGCTGCGTAAAGCTTTAGTGAAAAAGTAAGAGAGCTGCCGAGGGCATGCAAGTGAGAGTTAATTGCTATATAACTTGAACTTAAAAAAATGAAGATTTAGCGAAGCGAGAAGATCGTTCTGGAGAAACGAAGTGTTCGCCTTTGCAGCCATATTCTTACCTTTAAATGTCTTAGTAAATCAAAGAATCTGGCTGCAACAGCGATCGTAAGAATGATCCTCTCGCGCAGCGACCAAAACGTAAATGTTTAGTTCAACTTATATAGGACAGAAAATTATTTTCGACTGTGAAGAATTTAGGAGCTACCGAAGGTCGTGGACCAGACGGGAAGCTTCTTTTTTTTATGGCTGGACCGTTGAAATCTGACAGCTGTCGACAGAAAATCAATATTTTATTATAGCAATCATGTATAATGAAAATGTACTTTGACAACAGCAAAAAGACATAGAGATAGAGGGGGATTAAATGGAGCATGTTCATGGTTCTTATGATAGTTTATTAGTTTTATTTTCCTATCTTATAGCAGTTATGGCCTCCTATACGGCGCTTGATCTAGCAGGGAGGGTAAATAGTTCGAATGGGAGCATTAGGCTTGGATGGTTGTTATTTGGGGCAGCCTCTATGGGAATGGGAATATGGTCGATGCATTTTGTGGGCATGCTCGCATTAAAACTTCCTATAACGATTAAATATGATCTGATCATTGTATTGCTCTCGGTTTTTGCAGCAATTGGGGCAGCGTTTGTAGCACTGTATGTCGTGGGCAGAGGCGAGCTGAAGAAGTCACAGCTGATCATCGGCGGTTTGCTGCTTGCGGCGGGCATTTCCATTATGCATTATGTCGGGATGGCAGCGATGCTCATTCCTATAACCTATAATCCGGCTATATTCCTGCTGTCTATATTAATAGCAGTATGTGCTTCGATAGCTGCTTTATGGCTTTCCTTTTATTTCCGCAAAGGCGGCGAGCGCGGAGAGCTGTGGAAGAAACTTGGAAGCGGAGCCATTATGGGTGCGGCGATCGTAGGAATGCACTATACAGGCATGATGGCGGCTAATTTTCATAACAGCAGCAGACCTGCTCTTTTTTACGGTGTTTTTTTGGAACAACAATGGCTTGCTTATGTGATTGCAGGGGGCATATTCTTTACATTAAGCTTGTCCTTATTCGGAATATACATATCGAAACGGCTGGCTCGCAAAGATTCTGAAATAGAGCAAAGCGACAAGTGGTACAGATCTTTGTACGAAAATAGTCAGGACGGCATCGTATCGGTGGATTTGCAATATAAGGTCATCAGCCATAATTCGATTGCGCTGCAAATCACAGGCTACAGCAGCAAAGAAGTAATGAATCAACCGATTTCCACACTATATGGGATCATTCCAAGTGAGATGCATGAACAGGTTATACAGATGTTTCAACGGTCGTTTAATGGCGAAACTGTAAATCACGAAACCGCAATTATTCGTGCAGATGGAAAACGTTTTGATTTAAGCGTTATCAATGTTCCTGTTCTTGTTGAAGGGAAAGTAGTTGGAATCTATATCATCTTTAAAGATATTACTGCAGAGAAGCAAGCGACACGGAGAATTAATCATATGGCCTATCACGATGAGCTTACGGGCTTGCCTAATCGCCGCATGTTCAATCAAAGCATCGTACAGGCGATAGAAGAGAGCAGCAGCAGCAAATCATCCTTTGCCATCATGGTGCTTGATATCGACCGTTTCAAAATGATCAACGACTCGCTTGGCCATACTGTTGGCGATCAATTTCTACAAGAGGTAAGCAGCCGAATTAAGCAAACGATATCTGGGCATAACATCATGCTTGCGCGTATTGGCGGGGATGAATTCACCCTGCTTTGCCGAGATTATGAATCAGAACAGGAGATTGAGGTGCTGGCCAGCAGCATTATAAGCTGTATTCAAGCTCCTTATCGGCTTAAAGAAAGTGACTTCTTTGTATCAGCGAGTATCGGCATCGCTCTATTCCCAATCCATGGCGAGAACGAGATACAGCTTTTGAAAAATGCGGATACAGCGATGTACGAGGTGAAGAAAAAAGGGAAAAATGACTTTCAGTTTTTTACTGCTGAGCTCAATCAAAAGCTCCAGCAGAAGATTGAATTAGAAGGTGATTTGAGAAGGGCAATTGAGCGTGGAGAGCTGCTGCTGCATTATCAGCCGCAAATTCGGACAGAGGATCGAATGATGATCGGGATTGAAGCGCTGATACGGTGGGAGCACCCTGATAAAGGCATGTTGTCACCTGCGCTCTTCATACCGATTGCAGAAGAGACGGGGCTCATCTATGAGATTGGATCATGGGTTCTGAGAGAAGCTTGCTTGCAAATGCGCAAATGGCATGACGAGGGTGGTCCGTTAATTCCCATTTCCGTCAACCTATCCTCGCAGCAATTCCATCAGACTAACTTGGCGGAATATATTATGTCTATTCTGGAGGAGACAGGGCTCGAGCCAGCTTATTTGGAGCTGGAAATAACGGAAAGCATGATGATGGATGCAGAGGTGTCCAGCAGTATTTTGAATCAGCTGAATGACTACGGCATTCGAATCAGTCTGGATGATTTTGGGACAGGCTACAGCTCATTAAGCTATTTAAAGATGTTCCCTATTCATAAGGTCAAAATTGATCGTTCCTTCATTCGTGAGATTACGGAAAACAACAATGATCGAGCTATTGTTTCAACGATTATTGCAATGGCGAAGCATTTGAACATGGAGGTCATTGCCGAGGGAATCGAAACGAAGGAGCAGCTTGATATTTTGACAGACAATTCTTGCAGCAAAATCCAAGGCTATTACTTCAGCAAGCCGCTGTCTGCCGTTGATGTAGAGAATTCGTTCTTCATACCGAGGCGTGTAGCCAAATAACGAACTAAGCACGAGCGGCAAATACATGCTTTGCCACGCTGATCAGCTGGCAGCTGTTTCAGCAGCTCTTCTGGAAACTTTTCATGAAAGCACCAGCAATCCGCCTGTCCTTCGCTAACGGCTTTGATTCCACATTCATTCGGTTGATTGCAAAGGGGACAATTCATAGTCTCTAAGCTCCTTATGGTATAGAAACAGCCCTTTCGCTTCAGGCGAAGGGCTGTTTGCATAGTTACCCTCGATTTCAAGCTAAACTGTTGATGCATGAAGCACAAACTTCTCGATCACATGCTTAACGCCTTCTTCATTGTTTGACAACGTTACATAATCAGCAATATCCTTAAGTGATTGAACAGCGTTGCCCATCGCTACGCCGAGCCCGGCAGCAACAATCATTTCATTGTCATTCCACGCATCGCCAAGCGCAATCGTTTGATCCATCGTACAGCCGAGATGCTCCGCCATAAACCGGAGGGCATGTCCCTTTGTTCCTTCTTTATGCATAAATTCCAAGTAGTGTGCCTTTGATTTTGTAATATGGACACGATCGCCAATAAGCGGCTTTAGCTCCTCCGCAATCCTATCCAGACGAGCGGGATCATCGATGATAAGCATTTTGTTCATTGGAAAATCGAGCAGTTTATCGAAATCAGGCTCTATTTTGTAAGGGATGTTGACGAGCTCGGAATACTTCCTAATTTTATCGTTATCCTCAGTTGCATAAAGCTCATCGTCCACATACAGCTGCAAATGGAGACCATTCGCTTCAACATAGGCATAAAGCTCCTTAGCCGCGTCGATAGGCACATTTCTTTCGTACAGCACCTGACCGTCGAGCAGAGTTTTGACGAGGGCTCCCTGATAAGTAATAATAGGAACATTGAGTTCGATTTGATTAGCGATCTTTTGGGCCGAAGCATACATGCGTCCTGTTGCCAGTGTGACGGTTACGCCTTGCGCAATAGCAGCCCGAAGCGCGTGCTTCGTGCCTTCCGTTACCGTCAGGTCATCCGTTAATAAAGTATCATCAACATCAATAGCGATTAATTTATACATGCTAGCGGTGAAGCTCCTCTCCAGCTCTTTATATTTAATATTAGGTTGATTGTAGCTAAAATGTACCGCACATACAAGAGTATGTGCCAGCTTTCGAAGTAAGTTTTGCTTTACAAAACTAAGCGTATGCTTTCGAAGTAAGTTTTGCTTCACAAAACTAAGCGTATGCTTTCGAAGTAAGTTTTGCTTCACAAAACTTTGTAGGAGATGAACAGATGAATCAATTTACATCAGCGGCTGCGAAACAGCGAATTATAATGCTCAGCGTATTCGGAGCGATTTTGTTTATGGCATTGGGCTTTACTTTAGGCATTGTGTGGATGGGCAATCGCTATCCGATGCTGTCCGAGCCGGTGTTTAAGCAATTTACAGCATCCTACAACAAAATTTTGGATGATTATTTAAACGGTGCTGAGCCTAGTAAACTTATTAACGGTGCGGCAGAAGGCATGGTTGCCTCGCTTGAAGACCCTTACTCTCGTTATTTGTCAGGTAAAAAGGGCGATGCGTATACGCAATCCTATGAAGGCCAAATATACGGAATCGGTGCTGAAATACGAGAGGAGGAAGGACAGTTTGTCATTTCCGGGCTTACGAAGGGCGCACCTGCCGAACGCAGCGGCTTACAGGCGGGTGATATCATTATCTCGGTAGATAAACAGGAGCTGCGCGGAAAAACGTTTGATGAGCTACTGGGCGTCATTAGAGGCGAAGAAGGAACAGAGGTTTCGCTCCAAATTCAAAGGCCGAGTCAGACAGAGCTAATATCGCTTACACTGAAGCGGGAAGCCATTCCGGT from Paenibacillus sp. FSL H8-0548 encodes the following:
- a CDS encoding ATP-binding protein, translating into MSKNNNNRLPRAKGSEMAAFYTPKDCARKVKRIVFQPENRRIIEEFLTILEMKEKFVEHDVPIPNKIVMFGPPGTGKTLTAFYMAQQLDIPLVLVRLDTIIHSHLGETASNVRKIFEYAKASPCVLFLDEFDAIARTRDNNDEVKEMARVVNTLLQCLDEFECGSIFMAATNLQEELDHAVWRRFDTKMTYGMPDDVTRNEYLRLLIGDFNQEQQTLQFASSSLKGCSFADMEQIVLKAKRKAIIESTLLSAEHIQYSLEEYKPHLNTEELQIN
- a CDS encoding GTP-binding protein, which codes for MKMQAAEHKIPVTVLSGYLGAGKTTILNHVLNNREGLRVAVIVNDLGEVNIDADLIRDGGGLSRTEESLVEMSNGCICCTLRDDLLQEVERLALEKRFDYILIESTGIGEPVPVAQTFTYVDEEQNIDLSKLTRLDTMVTVVDAVNFWNDFNTKETLLDREQEAGEGDTRGVVHLLIEQIEFCDVLVINKCDMVSESELERLELTLKGLQPRARIVRASRGGVNPKDILNTQLFDFEEASQSAGWIKELQKEEHTPETEEYGIATFIYKRKTPFHPERLLKWLAKWPRTIVRSKGLMWIATRNNMAVTFSQAGVSRQLSPAGLWVAALSEEERFSYFGSEYEKTADWDDKWGDRVTKLVFIGIEMDRMGIAASLDEALLTPEEMDGNWRDLKDPIPNFS
- a CDS encoding ABC transporter substrate-binding protein; amino-acid sequence: MNRKKMFVISLLLAAALMVSACGNAVNDSLEHTSPAGQATTAPAAEEPTAVFEPQTVVDATGTVLEIPAEVTKIVCIVSLCVDVLAELGLEPAAIAESGVRTIATQPEFYGIKGESFASIGGSFFEPNLEDIVTAKPELVIGLMGVHDALREGLDGVAPIYLANPKTYTDSLAVLETIGKLTGKTAEAKAAEEAFLAKLEAAKKKSPKDKKALIMYGSDVNFAIVTDSGLGGTILKEVTAYPWRVNDPSEDPYGDGSIQYSLEKLLEQNPDIIFVESYSYSPGTKPLSEQMKELPLWSKLKAVQEGKVIEVRSPVWGDGRGTRSLGILLDESLEYMYPDLF
- a CDS encoding iron ABC transporter permease, with the protein product MQEGTHVHTIGRRSILLPIFLFGLLFMTTGIIHLKYGSPAMTWAELLAAIFSNTEVDLHRTIVWEMRIPRIVLGFLVGTMLGAAGTMMQGAMNNKLAGPELLGISSGASLAMAAITVLHLPISVLVHPVVALIGGLLGGFSVVLASRGSRGTVGMLLIGMSVSAILNGLLIILIALGTSNDVNLLYTYLLGSLANRNWSHVLRMLPWTAAVLPLAFHFTRTLNVLQLGDEAAAGLGVQVQRSRLMILVLCTGLVAITVAQCGPIGYVALLAPHSIRSMVGSDDNRLVLPLSALCGGILLMTADTVARLLLYPMEIPVGVWTTLLGGAFFLFFFIKRQGGGVNA
- a CDS encoding iron ABC transporter permease, which gives rise to MLNDQQTTAARVQKRQMSVMLLLLGICIMFVLHIGLGKTMLTPEEVMRALFDRGGDEGFRHIVWNLRLPRALIAIVAGMMLGTAGAILQVIMRNPLVEPGLIGASAGAVCFAVLWMSYASDAFTKAVPLPFVALIGGLGAVMLVYALNARQQSNGARLALIGVIMTAILQSAVSLLLLQNQRGLSTIFLWSFGSLNGRGWSSWSMLWPWAALGLLLAMLYSRQAELLQLGDMTARGLGLAANRSRFILLVVASALTAASVSVVGAIGFIGLIGPHIAALLVGRRPIYLFPVSALLAAFLLLASDWIAQSITLRLSFPGMENHLTSLPVGAVTTLLGAPFFLYLLRKALVKK
- a CDS encoding EAL domain-containing protein — encoded protein: MEHVHGSYDSLLVLFSYLIAVMASYTALDLAGRVNSSNGSIRLGWLLFGAASMGMGIWSMHFVGMLALKLPITIKYDLIIVLLSVFAAIGAAFVALYVVGRGELKKSQLIIGGLLLAAGISIMHYVGMAAMLIPITYNPAIFLLSILIAVCASIAALWLSFYFRKGGERGELWKKLGSGAIMGAAIVGMHYTGMMAANFHNSSRPALFYGVFLEQQWLAYVIAGGIFFTLSLSLFGIYISKRLARKDSEIEQSDKWYRSLYENSQDGIVSVDLQYKVISHNSIALQITGYSSKEVMNQPISTLYGIIPSEMHEQVIQMFQRSFNGETVNHETAIIRADGKRFDLSVINVPVLVEGKVVGIYIIFKDITAEKQATRRINHMAYHDELTGLPNRRMFNQSIVQAIEESSSSKSSFAIMVLDIDRFKMINDSLGHTVGDQFLQEVSSRIKQTISGHNIMLARIGGDEFTLLCRDYESEQEIEVLASSIISCIQAPYRLKESDFFVSASIGIALFPIHGENEIQLLKNADTAMYEVKKKGKNDFQFFTAELNQKLQQKIELEGDLRRAIERGELLLHYQPQIRTEDRMMIGIEALIRWEHPDKGMLSPALFIPIAEETGLIYEIGSWVLREACLQMRKWHDEGGPLIPISVNLSSQQFHQTNLAEYIMSILEETGLEPAYLELEITESMMMDAEVSSSILNQLNDYGIRISLDDFGTGYSSLSYLKMFPIHKVKIDRSFIREITENNNDRAIVSTIIAMAKHLNMEVIAEGIETKEQLDILTDNSCSKIQGYYFSKPLSAVDVENSFFIPRRVAK
- a CDS encoding Cof-type HAD-IIB family hydrolase, which encodes MYKLIAIDVDDTLLTDDLTVTEGTKHALRAAIAQGVTVTLATGRMYASAQKIANQIELNVPIITYQGALVKTLLDGQVLYERNVPIDAAKELYAYVEANGLHLQLYVDDELYATEDNDKIRKYSELVNIPYKIEPDFDKLLDFPMNKMLIIDDPARLDRIAEELKPLIGDRVHITKSKAHYLEFMHKEGTKGHALRFMAEHLGCTMDQTIALGDAWNDNEMIVAAGLGVAMGNAVQSLKDIADYVTLSNNEEGVKHVIEKFVLHASTV